Below is a genomic region from Xylophilus sp. GW821-FHT01B05.
CGAGATGCGCAGCGGCGCGGACTCGATCACGCTGCGGATGCGCTCGGCGACCACCCGCCCGAATGACGCCTGGCAGCCCGGCAGCACCACGGCGAATTCTTCGCCGCCATAGCGCGCCAGCACATCCATCGGCCGTATGCAGGAAGACAGCAGGCGCGCCACGGCTTGCAGCACCTGGTCGCCGGCCAGATGGCCATAGGTGTCGTTGACGACCTTGAAGTGGTCGATGTCGAGCATCAGCAGCAGTGCGAATTCGCCGCTGCGGGCTACGCGGTCGATCTCGCGGTCCAGCACGGCGCGGAATTGCCGCCGGTTGGACAGGCCTGTGAGCGGGTCACGCAGGGAGAGCTCGCACAGGCCGTCGATCATGTCCTGCAGGTAGTCGCTGGGCGACCCCATGGCAGACGCTGCCGACGGTTCGGTCTGTTCGAGCAAGGCACGTGCCGCGTCCAGGCGCAGATCGCGAAGATCGACGAGAGGGGGGGCTTCCGATAGCGGCACGTTCTGGGGCAAAAGTTGCCGGAGTTTAAC
It encodes:
- a CDS encoding GGDEF domain-containing protein, which translates into the protein MPLSEAPPLVDLRDLRLDAARALLEQTEPSAASAMGSPSDYLQDMIDGLCELSLRDPLTGLSNRRQFRAVLDREIDRVARSGEFALLLMLDIDHFKVVNDTYGHLAGDQVLQAVARLLSSCIRPMDVLARYGGEEFAVVLPGCQASFGRVVAERIRSVIESAPLRISPTLELHVTVSIGGAFAQPWIRSTALLWTDRADHQLYCAKAQGRNCICLEEPPDSTVSAEEKSLLFGLGSVNTPEITLQAPLSSSSGSAI